The region ATCATTTTTATCCTCAATATAATATTTTTATAAAAATAATTTATTTAATCATATACTTAATGTTTTGGAGTAACTAAACGAAATATTAACAAAAAATGAATATAAAATAAAATCACTAAAAATAAAAAAAGAAGATAAATTAAAATATTTTTTATAAAATAAATTAATCTTTCATTTTAGCAACAGTTGCCCAAGATTTTCTAACAAAATCAGGCATTTCATCATATGTAAAATTAGTTAAAAATTTTTTAGTTGTCGGATCAGAAGGATAACCTGAACCAATTCCACCCATTTTAATATAATCCTTGTTTATTTCAGCTATATGTGAATCTCTTTCTTGTTTTGCGATAATTGAAGCAGCACTTACTTCAATATAATTATCATCCGCTTTATGTTCTGCTAAAACATTCACCCCCGTATCATTTGCAAGTTTATTTTGAAAACGTTCTGCTTTAATATCAACTGCATCAACAATAGCTTTTTCAGGATTTAAATTAGAAAGAATCTTTTCCATACCAATTTTTTCAATTTCATTAAGATTAATCCCATCTGCCCTCATATTATCAATATCCTGAGCAGAAATAACAACTAAATCATATTCAA is a window of uncultured Methanobrevibacter sp. DNA encoding:
- the rnhB gene encoding ribonuclease HII, whose product is MDILGIDEAGRGSVLGPLVIAGVIVPEKMDNVLERMGVKDSKRLTPNRRSILSRKLKKMFEYDLVVISAQDIDNMRADGINLNEIEKIGMEKILSNLNPEKAIVDAVDIKAERFQNKLANDTGVNVLAEHKADDNYIEVSAASIIAKQERDSHIAEINKDYIKMGGIGSGYPSDPTTKKFLTNFTYDEMPDFVRKSWATVAKMKD